From Chryseobacterium gallinarum, one genomic window encodes:
- the xrtF gene encoding exosortase family protein XrtF — MLKDFKPVLGILLRFIIIYLVLLFAYQSYLNSEKGLGLDSFSRIIADQVSYLQNLINFPTELYDDIKNEQVWFYVKKQYTTRMVEGCNAVSVMILFVSFVFAFYKGLKTFIFAGTGLVILYIMNLLRIVGLNVVMADHKEYGKMFHDFIFPAVIYGSVVILWLIWIKFFALKNENA, encoded by the coding sequence ATGTTAAAAGACTTTAAGCCCGTATTAGGGATATTGTTGCGTTTCATCATCATTTATCTGGTGTTGCTTTTTGCATATCAATCCTACCTTAACAGTGAAAAAGGTTTGGGGCTGGATTCTTTTTCAAGAATTATCGCAGACCAGGTCAGCTATCTGCAAAATCTTATCAACTTCCCGACGGAGCTTTATGATGATATAAAAAACGAACAGGTTTGGTTTTATGTCAAAAAGCAATACACGACAAGGATGGTGGAGGGGTGTAACGCTGTCTCTGTAATGATTCTTTTTGTATCTTTTGTTTTTGCCTTTTATAAGGGTTTAAAAACTTTTATTTTTGCCGGAACAGGACTTGTTATACTGTACATTATGAACCTTTTGAGGATTGTGGGGCTTAATGTTGTAATGGCAGATCATAAGGAATATGGTAAAATGTTCCATGATTTTATTTTTCCGGCGGTAATCTATGGGAGTGTCGTTATTCTTTGGCTCATCTGGATTAAATTCTTTGCTTTAAAAAATGAAAATGCTTAA
- a CDS encoding exosortase F system-associated membrane protein has product MKMLNWCLVIIGICGLFGVRILEDTLFYDPFLGYFHEANKNIMFPSFEWGKLISGYLFRFALNLVFSCLIIQGLFRNRQWTVQGAVMMLIVFGIAFPIYLYCISDHFEIGYLFSFYMRRFVIQPLIILLIVPMFYYRKQMMKQGR; this is encoded by the coding sequence ATGAAAATGCTTAATTGGTGCCTGGTCATAATAGGTATTTGCGGTCTATTCGGGGTGAGGATCCTTGAAGATACCTTATTTTATGATCCTTTTCTTGGTTACTTTCACGAAGCTAATAAAAATATTATGTTTCCTTCCTTTGAGTGGGGAAAACTTATTTCAGGTTATCTGTTCAGGTTTGCCTTAAATTTAGTGTTTTCCTGTCTGATTATTCAAGGGTTATTTAGAAACAGGCAATGGACAGTTCAGGGAGCGGTTATGATGCTCATTGTTTTCGGCATTGCTTTTCCTATTTATTTATATTGTATCTCTGATCATTTTGAGATCGGGTATCTTTTTTCTTTTTATATGAGGAGGTTTGTGATCCAACCTTTGATTATATTATTGATCGTTCCGATGTTTTATTACAGGAAACAGATGATGAAGCAGGGAAGGTGA